The following coding sequences are from one Desulfosporosinus orientis DSM 765 window:
- a CDS encoding IS30 family transposase gives MANMNYDGKHLTTTQRIKIEKGLLDGESLASIARRIAKHPSTVAKEIRKYRYFPDRETPSKKLPCLLKKNCQIRFLCDKKDCVKLCKTCYDPSREADCQEICPDYTATVCPKIQKAPYVCNGCPKFKRCSLQHALYSAQRADEASQDLLVSCRNGINQSPADIALLDDLISPLLKQGQSLAHIYAHHGHEIPCCRRTLYNYIDQGVFTARNIDLRRRVRYKCKERKQGTRVSLAAREFRINRTYDDFCALMKKAPSSSVVEMDTVEGGRGNSKQAFLTLFFRNCSLMLIFVLAEKTQECVTEVFDTLSEKLGVPTFQDLFPLILTDNETEFQNPQRLECNRHGASRTRIFYCNPNSSWQKGMLEKNHEYLRYVIPKGQSLDAYDQNDATLLMNHINSEARDSLNGCTPFRLSLLLLNPKLHDLLKLVQIPPDEVTLKQSLLK, from the coding sequence ATGGCTAACATGAATTATGATGGTAAACACTTAACAACGACCCAACGTATTAAGATCGAAAAGGGATTACTGGATGGGGAATCCTTGGCTTCTATTGCCAGAAGAATTGCCAAGCACCCCAGTACAGTGGCTAAGGAAATCAGGAAATACCGCTACTTTCCCGATCGGGAAACTCCTTCAAAAAAGCTTCCCTGCCTTCTTAAAAAGAACTGTCAGATCCGCTTTCTCTGTGACAAAAAAGATTGTGTCAAACTCTGCAAAACCTGTTATGATCCCTCCCGTGAAGCGGACTGTCAGGAAATCTGCCCCGATTATACAGCCACCGTCTGCCCTAAAATTCAGAAGGCTCCTTATGTCTGTAATGGGTGCCCTAAGTTTAAACGCTGTTCGCTTCAGCATGCCCTCTATTCTGCCCAGCGGGCCGATGAGGCATCCCAGGATCTTTTAGTTTCCTGCCGCAACGGGATTAACCAGTCTCCGGCTGACATCGCCCTGCTCGATGACCTCATTTCTCCTTTGTTAAAACAGGGGCAATCTCTAGCCCACATTTATGCCCATCACGGCCATGAAATCCCCTGCTGCCGCAGAACGCTTTACAATTACATCGATCAAGGGGTCTTTACCGCCAGGAATATCGATTTGAGACGACGAGTCCGTTACAAATGCAAGGAACGCAAGCAAGGAACCCGAGTGAGCCTCGCGGCCAGGGAATTCCGAATCAATCGCACTTATGATGATTTCTGTGCTCTGATGAAAAAGGCCCCTTCCTCTTCAGTGGTGGAGATGGACACCGTGGAAGGCGGGCGCGGGAATAGTAAGCAGGCCTTTTTAACCCTGTTTTTCCGAAACTGTTCCCTGATGCTGATCTTTGTTCTCGCCGAAAAAACTCAGGAATGCGTTACTGAAGTCTTTGATACGCTTTCGGAAAAGCTGGGGGTCCCAACCTTCCAGGACCTTTTCCCGCTCATCCTTACCGATAACGAAACTGAATTTCAGAACCCTCAACGATTGGAATGCAATCGTCACGGGGCAAGCCGGACCCGGATCTTTTACTGTAATCCAAACAGTTCCTGGCAGAAAGGAATGCTTGAGAAGAACCATGAATACCTGCGCTATGTCATTCCCAAGGGGCAGAGTCTGGATGCTTACGACCAGAACGATGCTACTCTGTTAATGAACCACATCAACAGTGAAGCAAGAGACAGCCTGAACGGCTGCACTCCGTTCAGGCTGTCTCTTTTGCTTTTAAATCCTAAGTTGCATGATCTTCTGAAACTGGTTCAAATTCCTCCGGATGAGGTCACTCTAAAACAATCGCTCTTGAAATAA
- a CDS encoding cyclophilin-like fold protein — translation MKKRLSLFFIILLVLSLTACGVRTESIQSTDEKKTDKLAGEESDTVREEADNKHMKLQMGEYVFTATLASNSSAEALKEMLEEGPIIIAMRDYANMEKVGSLGTNLPRNDEQITTEPGDLILYQGNAFVIYYAPNSWNFTRIGKIEDVTQAALKEALGNGDVKVTLSLE, via the coding sequence GTGAAGAAGAGACTTAGTCTATTTTTTATAATTCTGCTGGTCTTGTCTTTAACCGCCTGTGGTGTAAGGACTGAGTCAATACAAAGTACAGACGAAAAGAAAACAGACAAACTTGCAGGAGAAGAATCAGACACTGTCAGAGAGGAGGCGGATAATAAGCATATGAAGCTCCAAATGGGAGAGTATGTATTTACAGCAACTTTAGCAAGCAATTCCAGTGCAGAGGCATTAAAGGAAATGCTGGAGGAAGGACCCATCATCATTGCTATGCGGGATTACGCAAACATGGAAAAGGTAGGTTCGCTGGGTACAAACTTGCCTAGAAATGATGAACAGATTACAACGGAGCCCGGGGATTTGATTTTATATCAGGGAAATGCCTTTGTCATTTATTACGCACCAAATTCATGGAATTTCACCAGAATTGGGAAAATAGAAGATGTTACACAAGCAGCACTAAAAGAAGCCCTTGGAAATGGTGATGTGAAAGTCACACTTTCTTTAGAGTGA
- a CDS encoding aldo/keto reductase, which yields MILEENYLLSNGAAIPKLGLGTWFIAEENAAQAVCDAVKIGYRHIDTAQAYGNEKGIGEGIRKCGISREELFITTKLAAEVKDYQGAAAAIEGSLQALGLDYIDMMLIHSPQPWMEFGEADRFFAGNKEAWRALEDAYKAGKLRAIGVSNFQKEDLENILSSCTVAPMVNQLLVHASNTPFELMEYSQSKGILVEAYSPIAHGEVLKNQKAAGIAEKYGVTVPQLCIRYDLQLGTLPLPKTANPEHMRSNAQVDFVISDEDMEQLKNLERIEDYGESSFFPVFGGKLK from the coding sequence ATGATTTTAGAAGAAAACTATTTGCTTAGTAATGGAGCAGCTATACCAAAACTAGGATTAGGGACATGGTTTATTGCGGAGGAAAATGCAGCACAAGCTGTCTGTGATGCTGTAAAGATTGGCTATCGTCACATTGATACTGCACAGGCCTATGGAAATGAAAAGGGAATTGGAGAAGGCATCCGTAAATGTGGAATTAGTCGTGAAGAACTTTTTATAACAACTAAACTTGCAGCTGAAGTAAAGGATTACCAGGGAGCTGCCGCAGCTATTGAAGGTTCTCTTCAGGCACTTGGCCTGGATTACATTGACATGATGCTGATTCATAGTCCCCAGCCATGGATGGAGTTTGGAGAAGCAGATCGTTTCTTTGCAGGAAATAAGGAAGCATGGCGTGCACTTGAGGATGCATACAAGGCAGGAAAGCTTCGAGCCATTGGTGTTTCCAATTTTCAGAAGGAAGATTTGGAGAATATTCTTTCTTCCTGTACAGTTGCCCCCATGGTAAACCAGTTACTGGTACATGCAAGCAATACTCCCTTTGAACTCATGGAATATTCCCAGAGTAAGGGAATTCTGGTAGAAGCATACTCACCAATTGCTCACGGAGAAGTGTTAAAAAATCAGAAAGCTGCAGGGATTGCAGAAAAATATGGTGTAACAGTACCACAGCTTTGCATTCGTTATGATTTACAGTTAGGAACATTACCTTTACCGAAGACAGCTAATCCAGAGCATATGCGCAGCAATGCTCAGGTTGATTTTGTGATTTCAGATGAGGATATGGAACAACTGAAAAATTTAGAACGCATAGAAGATTATGGAGAATCTAGTTTCTTCCCTGTCTTCGGCGGAAAATTGAAATAG
- a CDS encoding DUF362 domain-containing protein: MKRRTFITGASILGLSVVTGCSTVNTSSVINSQTEGSPDKSEDGVAKVFMTTDISPQGLMDVYKALGREATGKVAVKLSTGEAGDTYYLSPNLIKDLVQSVNGTIVECNTAYGGQRTSTATHMQVAKDHGFTAIANVDIMDAEGTISLSVKDGRHLKEDLVGSHLKNYDFLIILSHFKGHPMAGLGGAIKNMSIGIASGIQASSGSGKCLIHSAGKSTSQFLFNTPQDDFLESMAEAAKAVADYAGNNILYINVMNNLSVDCDCLSNPAAPTMKDIGILASLDPVALDKACVDLVIASSDGHDLQERMKSRNGVHTIDWAQNIGLGSETYKLVKINS, encoded by the coding sequence ATGAAAAGACGTACCTTTATAACCGGAGCTAGTATTCTGGGCCTATCTGTGGTTACAGGATGCAGCACCGTAAATACTAGTTCGGTGATAAATTCCCAGACGGAGGGTTCTCCAGATAAATCTGAGGATGGAGTAGCAAAAGTATTTATGACAACCGATATCAGCCCTCAGGGCTTGATGGATGTTTATAAAGCGCTGGGCCGTGAGGCGACGGGCAAGGTGGCAGTTAAACTCAGCACAGGGGAGGCCGGTGACACATACTATCTTTCTCCAAACCTCATAAAAGATCTTGTCCAGTCTGTGAACGGCACAATTGTGGAATGCAATACAGCTTACGGAGGTCAGCGCACCAGCACTGCAACGCATATGCAGGTGGCTAAGGATCATGGCTTCACGGCTATTGCCAATGTGGATATAATGGACGCAGAGGGAACAATCAGTCTTTCGGTTAAAGACGGAAGGCATCTGAAGGAAGATCTTGTAGGGTCCCATTTGAAAAACTACGATTTTTTAATTATATTGTCTCATTTTAAAGGGCACCCTATGGCCGGTTTAGGAGGTGCGATCAAAAATATGTCCATTGGAATTGCTTCTGGTATTCAGGCCTCTTCAGGCTCAGGCAAATGCCTGATCCACAGCGCGGGAAAATCGACCTCACAGTTTTTGTTTAACACCCCGCAGGACGACTTCCTGGAATCCATGGCGGAAGCGGCAAAGGCCGTTGCCGATTATGCAGGCAACAATATCCTGTATATCAACGTTATGAATAATTTATCTGTTGACTGTGACTGTCTTAGTAATCCTGCTGCTCCCACCATGAAGGACATCGGGATTCTGGCGTCCCTCGATCCGGTAGCGCTGGATAAGGCTTGTGTGGATCTCGTCATCGCATCTTCCGACGGACACGACTTGCAGGAACGCATGAAATCAAGAAACGGCGTTCACACAATTGATTGGGCGCAGAACATCGGTCTTGGCAGCGAAACCTATAAACTGGTAAAAATCAATAGCTGA
- a CDS encoding MFS transporter — MNTEDVQKDYAYRWVILLLALLVQIFVNIMSFQIGGLAGNLMQALKLQPTQLAMLLSVPMLASAIIGIPAGALADRFGVKRVVWIGLIVTTIGAFGRITADSFITLFVWMFLLGFGGAFLNANISKLLGAWFNHKQMGMAMGIYVAGAGMGITIALATSPFFTSVQTAFTFSGIAVLGITLLWLLLVKNKPAGAPDLPAHPMTKYLGVAAKSKNIWIGGIAIFFMMGTYVTHSGFLSNALVEAKGINPVQAGLVASSFTLAFIVGGMAGPVLANKAGLFKPFLAPTAILCAISSYLAWNVPFGPLTFTFLIIAGLLIGASAPLIMSLPMTLPEIGPIYAGSAGGIISTMQMAGAFIISSYVIIPLAGPDINKVFLYIAIGYLIYGIVMLFLPELGPKAKTKS; from the coding sequence ATGAATACGGAAGATGTGCAAAAAGATTATGCTTATAGGTGGGTCATCCTGTTACTAGCCCTTCTGGTCCAAATATTTGTAAACATCATGAGCTTTCAAATAGGCGGGCTCGCTGGTAATCTGATGCAAGCCCTGAAATTGCAGCCCACTCAACTGGCTATGCTCTTATCTGTTCCGATGTTAGCATCCGCAATCATTGGCATCCCGGCGGGAGCTTTAGCTGATCGCTTCGGTGTCAAAAGAGTCGTTTGGATAGGTTTGATAGTCACTACAATCGGCGCCTTTGGCCGAATTACAGCAGACAGTTTCATCACATTATTTGTCTGGATGTTTCTCTTAGGATTTGGCGGCGCTTTTTTGAACGCAAATATCTCTAAATTACTGGGAGCCTGGTTTAATCACAAGCAAATGGGAATGGCTATGGGAATCTATGTTGCCGGCGCTGGGATGGGTATCACTATTGCCTTAGCAACTTCTCCGTTCTTTACCTCAGTGCAAACTGCTTTTACTTTTTCGGGAATTGCAGTGTTAGGTATAACCCTATTATGGCTGCTCTTAGTTAAAAACAAACCCGCAGGGGCGCCTGATCTTCCCGCTCATCCCATGACAAAATATCTGGGCGTAGCGGCTAAAAGCAAAAATATTTGGATTGGCGGCATCGCCATATTTTTCATGATGGGAACTTATGTTACCCATAGCGGATTTTTATCCAATGCACTTGTTGAGGCAAAAGGGATTAATCCTGTTCAGGCAGGCTTGGTTGCCTCTTCCTTTACCCTTGCTTTTATTGTTGGAGGAATGGCAGGACCGGTACTCGCTAATAAAGCCGGATTATTCAAGCCTTTCTTAGCTCCAACCGCCATCCTGTGTGCAATTAGTTCTTATTTAGCCTGGAATGTCCCATTCGGACCGTTAACATTCACATTTCTTATTATTGCCGGACTTTTGATAGGTGCATCTGCCCCGCTTATTATGAGTCTTCCGATGACACTTCCAGAAATTGGTCCCATTTATGCAGGGAGCGCAGGAGGCATAATCAGCACCATGCAAATGGCAGGCGCGTTTATTATTTCCTCCTACGTAATCATCCCCCTGGCAGGACCCGATATTAATAAAGTGTTTTTATATATTGCTATAGGCTATTTGATTTATGGAATCGTAATGCTCTTTTTGCCTGAATTAGGACCAAAAGCAAAAACTAAAAGCTGA
- a CDS encoding pyridoxamine 5'-phosphate oxidase family protein gives MAKLTQEMKDMIASQQCFHATVSKEGMPNVAPKRSTRVLNDETLIFNEGTGGATYQNILDGSKVSVAVVNREIVDGYRFVGTPEVQNNGELYEQAAAMSEKMGMKKPLAVVLIHIDEIHSLKPGPAAGRKI, from the coding sequence ATGGCAAAATTAACCCAGGAAATGAAAGATATGATAGCTTCTCAACAGTGCTTTCATGCCACAGTCAGTAAAGAAGGTATGCCCAATGTAGCACCAAAACGTTCAACTCGTGTCCTTAATGACGAAACCTTGATTTTTAACGAGGGTACTGGCGGGGCAACCTATCAAAACATCTTGGATGGTTCCAAGGTATCGGTGGCTGTAGTGAACAGAGAAATCGTCGATGGTTACCGCTTTGTAGGTACTCCGGAAGTTCAAAACAACGGAGAATTATATGAACAGGCCGCAGCTATGTCCGAAAAAATGGGTATGAAAAAACCTCTTGCCGTTGTACTCATTCATATCGACGAGATTCACAGCCTTAAACCCGGTCCTGCCGCCGGTAGAAAAATTTAA